The DNA region CAGGATCCCGGTACCGGATTCCGCGTGGTAGTCGGCGAACAGGCAGCGCGGTACGGCGATCGGGAACCGGGCCGCGCGCGTCAGCAACGCGAAACGGACCTCCAACGCCATCTGAGTGCGGCCCAGGTCGCGTGCCGGGTCGTCGAAGTCGCGGGAGAACTTGACGAACAGCTCCCGCGGCAGACGGTGCGCACCCCGATAGGAGACCGTGAGCAGTGCCTTGCGACCGGTGCTGCCGCCACCGAACTCGGTCAGGCTGTCGAGGGCGATGACCGCGGCGTCGTCGTCCAAGACACCTGCGCGGCGAAACGCCGCGGTGAGGAACTCAGGCCCGGTCTCGTCCAGGGAGACGGCATCGGCGGGGAAGTCAAGGCCGAGATGATCACCCGGGTAGGTCCGCATTCGGTGATTGTGCCCGGAACGGCCACACCTAGCGGTTGCGCCCCGCCTGTCGGCGCCCGGCCGACACCGGCGCCGAGTGTACGCATTCTGACGCGTCCGCCGGGTAGCGCCGTCATAAACCGAACATTGGGCGGCCCGGGCTCAGCCCGGCTCAGCCCGGCTCAGCCGACGGAACGCCCCGAGCCCTCCCAGAACTGTGCCCGCACCGCCTTCTTGTCCGGCTTGCCCAGCGCGGTGATCGGCACCGAGTCGGTGACGACGACCTGCTTGGGCACGTGCACCGAACCCTTGCGATCCTTCACCGAGGCCTGGATCTCGGTGATCATGGTGGCCACGGCTTCCTCGGAGCGCTCGGCGTCGGGCCGCAGCACCACCACGGCGGTCACCGCCTCACCCCACTTCTCGTCGGGGGTGCCGATGACACACACTTGGGCCACCGAAGGGTGTTCGGCCACAACATCTTCGACTTCGCGGGGGAAGACGTTGAACCCGCCGGTGACGATCATGTCCTTGGTGCGGTCGACGATGTAGTAGAAGCCGTCTTCGTCTTCACGGGCCAGGTCGCCGGTGTGCATCCAGCCGTCCCGGAAGGTCTCGGCGGTGGCTTCGGGCAGGTTCCAGTATCCGCCCGACAGCAGTGGGCCCGACACACAGATCTCACCCACTTCGCCCTGCGGCACCGGGTTGCCGTCGGGATCCAGCAGCGCGACCCGGGCAAACAGCGTCGGGCGGCCGCACGACGTCAGCCGCTTCTCGTCGTGGTCCTTCTTGGACAGGTAAGTGATCACCATCGGCGCCTCGGACTGGCCGTAGTACTGCGCGAAGATCGGGCCGAAACGGCGGATCGCCTCCGCCAGGCGCACCGGGTTCATCGCCGAGGCGCCGTAGTAGACGGTCTCCAGCGATGACAGATCGCGGGTGTGGGAATCCGGATGATCCATCAGCGCGTAGATCATCGAGGGCACCAGCATCGTCGCGGTGATTTTCTGTTCCTCAATGACCTTCAGCACCTCGGCCGGGTCGAACTTCGTCATGACCCGCAGTTCGCCGCCCTTGACGATCACCGGAGTGAAGAAGGCTGCTCCGGCGTGCGAGAGCGGCGTG from Mycobacterium sp. SMC-4 includes:
- the fadD8 gene encoding fatty-acid--CoA ligase FadD8, with protein sequence MTLVDASSPERSSDPMLRHFLHSGHLTVGALKRHKDRPVLFLGDTTMTGGELADRISQYIQAFEALGAGTGAAVGLLSLNRPEVLMIIGAGQTQGYRRTALHPLGSLDDHAYVLSDAEVTSLIIDPNPMFVERALGLVAKVPSLKQVLTIGPVPPELADSDVTAVDLTAEAAKYPAKQLVAADLPADHVGGLTYTGGTTGKPKGVIGTTQSITTMTTVQLAEWEWPENPRFLMCTPLSHAGAAFFTPVIVKGGELRVMTKFDPAEVLKVIEEQKITATMLVPSMIYALMDHPDSHTRDLSSLETVYYGASAMNPVRLAEAIRRFGPIFAQYYGQSEAPMVITYLSKKDHDEKRLTSCGRPTLFARVALLDPDGNPVPQGEVGEICVSGPLLSGGYWNLPEATAETFRDGWMHTGDLAREDEDGFYYIVDRTKDMIVTGGFNVFPREVEDVVAEHPSVAQVCVIGTPDEKWGEAVTAVVVLRPDAERSEEAVATMITEIQASVKDRKGSVHVPKQVVVTDSVPITALGKPDKKAVRAQFWEGSGRSVG